The following proteins are co-located in the Sebastes umbrosus isolate fSebUmb1 chromosome 24, fSebUmb1.pri, whole genome shotgun sequence genome:
- the LOC119483690 gene encoding claudin-10-like isoform X2, whose product MKYRTVVMYLEIGCFVSCLCGWILVCSTLATEYWTWSEVGSVVLTTSNYYSNLWKDCISDTTGVSDCKDYPSMLALPVFLHVTRALAVCAVITGFFGGVLTLIGMKCTKIGGSEIANARVTFAGGITYLVSGFCGMITYTMWANKVISEFVDPNFRAQKFELGAALFVGWGGSLLLLSGATVMTYFSGKEGLPSTSPERRRPATYATARTRRTYMLPGTSSRVTLVPPLFYEGRKSRATRATTATRATTRTSGTFNRDSFV is encoded by the exons ATGAAGTACAGGACGGTGGTGATGTACTTGGAGATCGGCTGCTTCGTGTCCTGCCTGTGCGGCTGGATCCTGGTGTGCTCCACTCTTGCCACAGAGTACTGGACTTGGTCCGAGGTGGGCAGCGTCGTGCTAACAACCTCCAACTACTACTCCAACCTGTGGAAGGACTGCATCTCAGACACCACGGGGGTGTCCGACTGCAAGGATTACCCATCCATGCTGGCCCTGCCTG TGTTCCTACACGTCACCAGAGCGCTCGCCGTCTGCGCCGTCATCACTGGTTTCTTCGGAGGCGTCCTCACACTCATCGGGATGAAGTGCACTAAAATAGGTGGATCGGAGATCGCCAATGCGAGGGTGACCTTTGCAGGCGGTATAACCTATCTGgtttcag GATTCTGTGGTATGATCACCTACACGATGTGGGCCAACAAAGTCATAAGCGAATTCGTAGACCCGAATTTCAGGGCGCAGAA ATTTGAACTTGGAGCTGCACTCTTCGTTGGCTGGGGAGGCTCCCTGCTTCTCCTCTCTGGAGCCACGGTGATGACGTACTTCTCTGGAAAAGAGGGTCTACCATCAAC TTCTCCAGAAAGACGGAGGCCGGCCACTTACGCCACAGCCCGGACCAGACGGACCTACATGTTGCCGGGCACCTCGTCCAGAGTGACTCTGGTGCCGCCCCTGTTTTACGAAGGCAGGAAGAGCCGAGCAACCAGAGCAACCACAGCAACCAGAGCAACAACGAGGACCAGTGGGACCTTCAACAGGGACAGCTTCGTCTGA
- the LOC119483690 gene encoding claudin-10-like isoform X1, translating to MKYRTVVMYLEIGCFVSCLCGWILVCSTLATEYWTWSEVGSVVLTTSNYYSNLWKDCISDTTGVSDCKDYPSMLALPVFLHVTRALAVCAVITGFFGGVLTLIGMKCTKIGGSEIANARVTFAGGITYLVSGFCGMITYTMWANKVISEFVDPNFRAQKFELGAALFVGWGGSLLLLSGATVMTYFSGKEGLPSTSSPERRRPATYATARTRRTYMLPGTSSRVTLVPPLFYEGRKSRATRATTATRATTRTSGTFNRDSFV from the exons ATGAAGTACAGGACGGTGGTGATGTACTTGGAGATCGGCTGCTTCGTGTCCTGCCTGTGCGGCTGGATCCTGGTGTGCTCCACTCTTGCCACAGAGTACTGGACTTGGTCCGAGGTGGGCAGCGTCGTGCTAACAACCTCCAACTACTACTCCAACCTGTGGAAGGACTGCATCTCAGACACCACGGGGGTGTCCGACTGCAAGGATTACCCATCCATGCTGGCCCTGCCTG TGTTCCTACACGTCACCAGAGCGCTCGCCGTCTGCGCCGTCATCACTGGTTTCTTCGGAGGCGTCCTCACACTCATCGGGATGAAGTGCACTAAAATAGGTGGATCGGAGATCGCCAATGCGAGGGTGACCTTTGCAGGCGGTATAACCTATCTGgtttcag GATTCTGTGGTATGATCACCTACACGATGTGGGCCAACAAAGTCATAAGCGAATTCGTAGACCCGAATTTCAGGGCGCAGAA ATTTGAACTTGGAGCTGCACTCTTCGTTGGCTGGGGAGGCTCCCTGCTTCTCCTCTCTGGAGCCACGGTGATGACGTACTTCTCTGGAAAAGAGGGTCTACCATCAAC TAGTTCTCCAGAAAGACGGAGGCCGGCCACTTACGCCACAGCCCGGACCAGACGGACCTACATGTTGCCGGGCACCTCGTCCAGAGTGACTCTGGTGCCGCCCCTGTTTTACGAAGGCAGGAAGAGCCGAGCAACCAGAGCAACCACAGCAACCAGAGCAACAACGAGGACCAGTGGGACCTTCAACAGGGACAGCTTCGTCTGA